The genome window AATACTCTTGCGGCATACGTGGCTGATGTGGCACATTATTTTGAATATTGCACCGCCAACGAACTCTCTCCCGAAAAAGTACCCCCTCAGTTTTTGGACAGTTATACCTATCAATTAAAGCAAAATGAAAAACTATCCATTAACAGTGTTTTTCGCAAACAAGAAGCGGTGAAGTGTTTTTATAAGTTCTTACTGATAGAAGGGAAAATACAGGAAGATCCAACCCGTTTTTTAAAATCCCCCAAATTGCCTCAATCCTTGCCGGAGCAACTTTCGCGTCAAGAAATGGAACGGTTGCTCTCTTATCCGGCAGAAAAATTTGATGAAATCCGCACCTTAACTATTGTAGAACTTTTGTACGCAGCCGGCCTTCGCGTGAGCGAACTGATTAACCTGAACTTAGAAAATGTAAATACGCAAGAAGGCTGGGTGTTGGCTTTTGGTAAAGGAGGCAAGCAACGCTTTGTACCGTTGCACCCTGCATGTTGCCAACGGCTTAAGTATTATTTATCAGTCCGAGAGGCTCATTTTGCCAGCAAAATAGTGGGGTCTGAACTTTTTTTAAACAATAGAGGCACTAAAATCAGTCGCGTCAGCGTATGGAAAGATTTGGCTGCTTTGGGCCGCAAGGCCGGTATTTCTCAACCATTACACCCACACCTTTTCCGTCACACTTTTGCCAGTCATCTTTTACAAGGCGGTGCAGATTTGCGCAGTTTACAGGAAATGCTGGGGCATGCCAATTTAACCACCACCCAAATTTATACCCATTTGGACGTGGGCGATTTAAAAGACAAACACAAAAAATATCATCCGCGCGGATAAGATTTTTCTTCGCAATTTTATAGGATTTGGTAGAATAAAGATTATGACTATTGAAAACTTCCAAGAAATTGATAAAAAACAACAAGCACGCTGGGAAAAGGAAAACCTTTTCTCTACCCCCAGACTGCCGAAAGGTAAAAAATTCTATTGTCTGGATATGTTCCCGTATCCGTCAGGTGTGGGCTTACACGTAGGACACCCCGAAGGCTACACCGCCTCTGACATTTTAACACGTTATAAATTGATGAACGGATTTGATGTACTGCACCCGATGGGTTGGGATGCTTTTGGCTTGCCGGCAGAAAATTATGCCATTGCCACCGGTATCCATCCGGCAGAAACTACCCAAAAAAATGTAGACAATTTCCGCCGTCAAATTAAATCTCTGGGTTTAGCTTATGATTGGAAGCGCGAAACCAACACTACCGATCCCGAATATTACAAATGGACACAATGGATTTTCTTACAATTAT of Elusimicrobiaceae bacterium contains these proteins:
- a CDS encoding tyrosine recombinase codes for the protein MDALLEDFKNHLTFERQLSPNTLAAYVADVAHYFEYCTANELSPEKVPPQFLDSYTYQLKQNEKLSINSVFRKQEAVKCFYKFLLIEGKIQEDPTRFLKSPKLPQSLPEQLSRQEMERLLSYPAEKFDEIRTLTIVELLYAAGLRVSELINLNLENVNTQEGWVLAFGKGGKQRFVPLHPACCQRLKYYLSVREAHFASKIVGSELFLNNRGTKISRVSVWKDLAALGRKAGISQPLHPHLFRHTFASHLLQGGADLRSLQEMLGHANLTTTQIYTHLDVGDLKDKHKKYHPRG